One stretch of Streptomyces sp. NBC_00443 DNA includes these proteins:
- a CDS encoding sensor histidine kinase, which yields MARGRLRIYLGAAPGVGKTYAMLSEAHRRVERGTDCVVAFVEHHDRPRTEVMLHGLEQARRAELEYRGSSFTEMDIDAVLTRRPQVALVDELAHTNIPGSRNAKRWQDVEELLAAGIDVISTVNIQHLESLGDVVESITGVRQQETVPDEVVRRADQVELVDMSPQALRRRMAHGNIYRPNKVDAALSNYFRPGNLTALRELALLWVADRVDEYLNAYRSEHEVTTIWGSRERIVVGLTGGPEGRTLIRRAARLAEKGAGGEVLAVYIARSDGLTGASPKELAVQRGLVEDLGGTFHHVVGDDIPAALLAFARGVNATQIVLGVSRRKSWQYVLGPGVGATVARDSGPDLDVHLITHGEAGKGRGLPVARTARLGRARIIWGWLVGALGPVVLTLLLTHVAPEVGLANDMLLYLALTVAAALLGGLLPALASAVVGSLLLNWFFTPPVHTLTIADPKNIVAIAIFIGVAVAVASVVDLAARRTHQAARLRAESEILSFLAGNVLRGETSLEALLERVRETFGMGSVALLERESDVAPWTCAGSVGPRPCQNPDDADVDVPVGDHMALALTGRVLPAEDRRVLAAFAAQSAVVLDRRRLQREAGQARELAEGNRIRTALLAAVSHDLRTPLAGIKAAVSSLRSDDVAWSEEDEAELLEAIEEGADRLDHLVGNLLDMSRLQTGTVRPLIREIDLDEVVPMALGGVPEDSVELDIPETLTMVSVDKGLLERVVANVVENAVKYSRQDEPVLVAASAIADRVEVRVVDRGPGVPDEAKERIFEPFQRYGDAPRGAGVGLGLAVARGFAEAMGGTINAEDTPGGGLTMVLSLRMARGRLPGETEVPAAAMP from the coding sequence ATGGCACGCGGCAGGCTTCGGATCTATCTCGGCGCGGCACCGGGCGTCGGCAAGACATACGCGATGCTCTCCGAGGCGCACCGGCGGGTGGAGCGAGGCACCGACTGCGTCGTCGCGTTCGTGGAACACCACGACCGGCCGCGCACCGAGGTCATGCTGCACGGCCTGGAGCAGGCCCGGCGCGCGGAACTGGAGTACCGGGGCTCGTCGTTCACGGAGATGGACATAGACGCCGTCCTCACGCGCAGGCCCCAGGTGGCGCTGGTGGACGAGCTGGCCCACACCAACATCCCCGGCTCGCGCAACGCCAAGCGCTGGCAGGACGTGGAGGAACTCCTCGCCGCCGGCATCGACGTGATATCGACCGTCAACATCCAGCATCTGGAGTCGCTGGGCGACGTCGTCGAGTCGATCACGGGCGTACGGCAGCAGGAGACCGTGCCGGACGAGGTGGTGCGCCGGGCCGACCAGGTCGAACTGGTCGACATGTCGCCCCAGGCACTGCGGCGCCGGATGGCGCACGGCAACATCTACCGGCCGAACAAGGTCGACGCGGCGCTCTCCAACTACTTCCGGCCCGGCAACCTCACAGCACTGCGCGAACTGGCCCTGCTCTGGGTGGCCGACCGCGTCGACGAGTACCTCAACGCGTACCGCAGCGAGCACGAGGTCACGACGATATGGGGTTCGCGGGAGCGGATCGTGGTGGGCCTGACCGGCGGCCCGGAAGGGCGGACGCTGATCCGCCGGGCCGCGCGGCTGGCGGAGAAGGGCGCGGGCGGTGAGGTGCTCGCCGTCTACATCGCCCGCAGCGACGGCCTGACCGGCGCGTCACCGAAGGAACTGGCCGTGCAGCGCGGCCTGGTGGAGGACCTCGGCGGCACCTTCCACCACGTGGTCGGCGACGACATCCCGGCAGCCCTGCTGGCCTTCGCGCGCGGCGTCAACGCCACCCAGATCGTCCTCGGCGTGTCCCGTCGCAAGAGCTGGCAGTACGTCCTCGGGCCCGGCGTCGGCGCCACGGTCGCCCGGGACTCCGGGCCCGACCTCGATGTCCACCTGATCACCCATGGCGAGGCGGGCAAAGGGCGCGGGCTGCCCGTCGCCCGCACTGCACGGCTCGGCCGGGCGCGGATCATCTGGGGCTGGCTGGTCGGGGCGCTCGGCCCCGTCGTCCTCACCCTGCTGCTGACGCACGTCGCGCCGGAAGTCGGCCTCGCCAACGACATGTTGCTGTACCTGGCGCTGACGGTAGCCGCCGCGCTCCTCGGCGGGCTGCTGCCGGCACTGGCCTCCGCGGTGGTGGGTTCGCTGCTGCTGAACTGGTTCTTCACGCCACCCGTGCACACGCTGACCATCGCGGACCCGAAGAACATCGTCGCCATCGCGATCTTCATCGGCGTGGCCGTGGCGGTGGCCTCGGTGGTGGACCTGGCGGCCCGCCGCACCCACCAGGCGGCACGCCTGCGCGCCGAGTCGGAGATCCTCTCCTTCCTCGCCGGGAACGTCCTGCGCGGCGAGACCAGCCTGGAGGCGCTGCTGGAGCGCGTCCGCGAGACGTTCGGCATGGGGTCGGTGGCCCTGCTGGAGCGGGAGAGCGACGTCGCCCCCTGGACCTGCGCGGGCAGCGTGGGACCCCGGCCCTGCCAGAACCCCGACGACGCGGACGTGGACGTGCCGGTCGGCGACCACATGGCCCTGGCCCTGACGGGACGGGTGCTGCCCGCCGAGGACCGCCGGGTGCTCGCCGCGTTCGCCGCACAGTCGGCCGTCGTCCTGGACCGCCGGCGCCTGCAGCGCGAGGCCGGCCAGGCCAGGGAACTGGCCGAGGGCAACCGCATCCGTACGGCCCTGCTGGCGGCCGTCAGCCACGACCTGCGTACACCGCTCGCGGGCATCAAGGCGGCGGTCTCCTCGCTGCGGTCCGACGACGTGGCGTGGTCCGAGGAGGACGAGGCCGAACTGCTGGAGGCCATCGAGGAGGGCGCCGACCGGCTCGACCACCTGGTCGGCAACCTCCTCGACATGTCGCGCCTGCAGACGGGCACGGTCAGGCCGTTGATCAGGGAGATCGACCTCGACGAGGTGGTGCCGATGGCGCTCGGCGGGGTGCCGGAGGACAGCGTGGAGCTCGACATCCCGGAGACGCTGACCATGGTCTCGGTGGACAAGGGCCTGTTGGAGCGTGTCGTCGCCAACGTGGTGGAGAACGCCGTGAAGTACAGCCGCCAGGACGAACCGGTGCTGGTTGCCGCGAGCGCGATCGCCGACCGGGTCGAGGTACGCGTGGTCGACCGCGGCCCGGGCGTACCGGACGAGGCCAAGGAACGTATCTTCGAGCCCTTCCAGCGCTACGGCGACGCCCCGCGCGGAGCCGGAGTGGGGCTCGGGCTCGCGGTGGCACGGGGATTCGCGGAGGCGATGGGCGGCACGATCAACGCCGAGGACACGCCTGGGGGCGGGCTGACGATGGTGCTGAGTCTGCGGATGGCGCGGGGGAGGCTGCCGGGGGAGACGGAAGTGCCTGCTGCGGCGATGCCGTAG
- a CDS encoding SAV_915 family protein encodes MAHILYEEDPEPSDRFPAGPLYVPVRPGPAAACAARLFRTPLGDRTAVGFTSPRQLAATLGPDQPWIRLAEPALRALTAPLGVTTVTVDPQFAAPAPTPIEPDVPVPALRIG; translated from the coding sequence ATGGCACACATCCTGTACGAAGAAGACCCGGAGCCCTCTGATCGGTTCCCGGCCGGCCCCCTGTACGTTCCGGTCCGGCCGGGACCGGCCGCCGCCTGTGCGGCCCGCCTCTTCCGTACGCCCCTCGGCGACCGTACGGCCGTAGGATTCACGTCTCCGCGGCAGCTGGCCGCGACCCTCGGCCCCGACCAGCCCTGGATCAGGCTCGCCGAGCCCGCCCTGCGCGCCCTGACCGCACCGCTCGGCGTCACCACCGTCACCGTCGACCCACAGTTCGCGGCACCGGCTCCCACGCCGATCGAGCCCGACGTTCCTGTTCCCGCACTGCGGATCGGCTGA
- a CDS encoding extracellular solute-binding protein, which yields MGDPGLSRRGFLAASAAAGVGMTALSGCGGDSDGGSSDGTTTIEWWNISTTEPTKGVWAALAKKFEAQNPKVKIKIVQLENDAYKSKMTALTASGKLPDIFHTWGGGVLKQQVDAGLVEDLTDRTKDFADGLLPVAKEPYLLDEKVYGIPFDIGMIGFWYNKALFKDAGVSEPPTTWSDFLDAVRKLKAKGITPLALAGKEKWPGMYYWAYLSMRTAGASALQKAYDDKDFTGDAFVQAGQHLQELVDLQPFQKGFLGAAYSTPTGQAAAVGNGKAAMELMGQWAPVVQADAGKGLGEDLGFFPFPEVDGGKGAITEVFGGGGGHALRSGAPQAAVDFLKFFASEATDVELVKKTGALPVVPAAERAITDPNIKAVQAQLKGATGFQLYLDQAYAPAVGQEVNDSVGALVAGSKSPQQVAESITQTAKEEQ from the coding sequence ATGGGCGACCCGGGACTGTCCCGCCGAGGCTTCCTGGCTGCCTCGGCCGCGGCCGGTGTGGGCATGACGGCACTGAGCGGTTGCGGCGGCGACTCGGACGGAGGGTCGTCGGACGGCACGACCACCATCGAGTGGTGGAACATCTCCACCACCGAGCCGACGAAGGGCGTCTGGGCGGCGCTGGCCAAGAAGTTCGAGGCTCAGAACCCCAAGGTGAAGATAAAGATCGTCCAGTTGGAGAACGACGCCTACAAGTCGAAGATGACGGCCCTGACGGCTTCCGGGAAACTGCCCGACATCTTCCACACCTGGGGCGGCGGCGTCCTGAAGCAGCAGGTCGACGCCGGGCTCGTCGAGGACCTCACCGACCGCACCAAGGACTTCGCCGACGGCCTGCTGCCGGTCGCGAAGGAGCCGTACCTCCTGGACGAGAAGGTCTACGGCATCCCGTTCGACATCGGCATGATCGGCTTCTGGTACAACAAGGCGCTGTTCAAGGACGCGGGTGTCAGCGAGCCGCCGACCACCTGGAGCGACTTCCTCGACGCCGTACGGAAGTTGAAGGCCAAGGGCATCACCCCGCTCGCCCTCGCCGGCAAGGAGAAGTGGCCCGGCATGTACTACTGGGCGTACCTCTCCATGCGCACCGCGGGCGCCTCCGCCCTCCAGAAGGCGTACGACGACAAGGACTTCACCGGCGACGCCTTCGTGCAGGCCGGTCAGCACCTCCAGGAACTCGTCGACCTCCAGCCGTTCCAGAAGGGCTTCCTCGGCGCCGCGTACTCCACCCCCACCGGCCAGGCCGCTGCCGTCGGCAACGGCAAGGCGGCGATGGAGCTCATGGGGCAGTGGGCCCCGGTCGTGCAGGCGGACGCCGGCAAGGGGCTTGGTGAGGACCTCGGGTTCTTCCCGTTCCCCGAGGTCGACGGCGGCAAGGGCGCGATCACCGAGGTCTTCGGCGGGGGCGGCGGGCATGCCCTGCGCAGCGGGGCTCCGCAGGCCGCCGTCGACTTCCTGAAGTTCTTCGCCTCCGAGGCGACCGACGTGGAGCTCGTCAAGAAGACGGGCGCCCTGCCGGTGGTCCCGGCCGCCGAGCGCGCCATCACCGACCCCAACATCAAGGCCGTGCAGGCGCAGTTGAAGGGCGCCACCGGCTTCCAGCTCTATCTCGACCAGGCCTATGCGCCCGCCGTCGGCCAGGAGGTCAACGACAGCGTCGGCGCGCTCGTCGCCGGGTCCAAGTCACCCCAGCAGGTCGCCGAGTC
- the lysA gene encoding diaminopimelate decarboxylase: MTTLHEPTVTAPADALSVWPVSTAEPRPGDLSVGGVPLAEVADRFGTPVYVLDETEVRERCRTYRHVFPDAEVLYAAKAFLCRAMVHWMAEEGLGLDVCSAGELELAVTTGFPPERIVLHGNAKSPRDLETALRLGVGRIVIDSPSEIARLAAAVGPDGHQKVMVRVVPGISAGGHEKIRTGTEDQKFGLSIPDGYAQHAIARILDQPQLELTGLHCHLGSQITSVKPYIAAVRRIVGLMARLYEQHGLILPELDLGGGHGIAYRPGEPALDLTLLARRLRAELAEACAAAGLTVPRLIIEPGRGIAGPAGVALYHVLAVKRTGAHTYVAVDGGMSDNPRPALYGVRYAPRLVGRHSTAATAPVTVVGRHCEAGDVVAADVELPDDIRPGDLLAVPAAGAYHLSMASGYNLVGRPPVVAVADSHARLLIRRESLDDIRSRDVGL, translated from the coding sequence ATGACCACGCTTCACGAACCCACGGTCACCGCCCCTGCCGACGCCCTGTCCGTATGGCCGGTCTCCACCGCCGAGCCCCGCCCGGGTGACCTCTCCGTCGGTGGCGTGCCCCTGGCCGAGGTCGCCGATCGCTTCGGTACCCCCGTCTACGTCCTGGACGAGACCGAGGTGCGTGAGCGCTGCCGCACCTACCGGCACGTCTTCCCGGACGCCGAAGTCCTCTACGCGGCCAAGGCGTTCCTGTGCCGCGCGATGGTCCACTGGATGGCCGAGGAGGGCCTGGGCCTGGACGTCTGCTCGGCCGGAGAACTGGAACTCGCGGTCACTACCGGCTTCCCGCCGGAGCGGATCGTGCTCCACGGCAACGCCAAGTCGCCGCGCGACCTGGAGACCGCGCTTCGCCTCGGCGTCGGCCGCATCGTCATCGACAGCCCCTCCGAGATCGCCCGGCTGGCCGCGGCGGTCGGGCCCGACGGCCACCAGAAGGTCATGGTCCGCGTCGTGCCCGGCATCAGCGCCGGCGGCCACGAGAAGATCCGCACCGGAACCGAGGACCAGAAGTTCGGTCTGTCCATCCCGGACGGCTACGCGCAGCACGCCATCGCCCGGATCCTGGACCAGCCGCAGCTCGAACTCACCGGCCTGCACTGCCACTTGGGCTCACAGATCACCAGCGTCAAGCCCTACATCGCCGCCGTACGGCGCATCGTCGGCCTCATGGCCCGCCTGTACGAACAGCACGGCCTGATCCTGCCGGAACTCGACCTGGGCGGCGGCCACGGCATCGCCTACCGGCCCGGCGAGCCGGCCCTGGACCTGACCCTGCTCGCGCGCCGGCTGCGGGCCGAACTGGCCGAGGCCTGTGCGGCGGCCGGGCTCACCGTGCCGCGCCTCATCATCGAGCCGGGGCGGGGGATCGCGGGGCCGGCGGGCGTCGCGCTCTACCACGTCCTCGCCGTCAAGCGCACCGGTGCGCACACCTACGTCGCGGTGGACGGCGGCATGAGCGACAACCCCCGGCCCGCGCTGTACGGGGTGCGTTACGCGCCCCGGCTGGTGGGCAGGCACAGCACCGCCGCCACCGCTCCGGTGACCGTGGTGGGCCGCCACTGCGAGGCGGGCGACGTCGTCGCAGCGGACGTCGAACTCCCCGACGACATCCGCCCGGGAGACCTGCTCGCAGTCCCGGCCGCCGGCGCCTACCACCTCTCCATGGCCTCCGGCTACAACCTGGTCGGACGCCCCCCGGTGGTCGCCGTGGCCGACAGCCACGCCCGGCTCCTGATCCGCCGCGAGTCCCTGGACGACATCCGCAGCCGCGACGTCGGCCTCTAG